One segment of Pseudomonas asgharzadehiana DNA contains the following:
- the glgA gene encoding glycogen synthase GlgA, producing the protein MISAAASIQGERVSQPVGGSTPLVDLNTVRPVSSHNPNRKKVLFVTSEFADLVKTGGLGDVSAALPRAMAHLHDVRVLIPGYPQVMESDNPIHIIGELGGHAALPPCKIGRMDLKDGLVIYVLICPELYEREGTPYGANNGRDWPDNHIRFARLGLAAADMAANLAQIHWCPDLVHAHDWPAGLAPAYMHWRGSRTPTLFTIHNLAYQGVVSLASTPELGIPPHALQQEGMEFYGKMSFLKAGMAYSSHITTVSATYAQEITTPEFGCGLDGFLAAKTQQGLLSGIPNGIDESWETSTDEHLVHNFNIGDWEGKAINAAHVRELFGLHDSTGPLFAVVSRLVYQKGLDLTEAVADFIVENGGQIAIIGRGEPEEEQAMRELALRFPGQVGVRIGFNETDARRMFAGSDFLLMPSRYEPCGLSQMYAQRFGSLPVARNTGGLADTIEDGVTGFLFNESTVQSYEEALSRAFKVFAFPGLLNAMRCRAMTQPFNWCQAVEPYAELYEQLVAKALGKQTK; encoded by the coding sequence ATGATCAGTGCCGCAGCAAGTATTCAGGGAGAACGTGTTAGTCAGCCAGTTGGCGGGTCGACCCCTTTAGTCGACCTCAACACGGTGCGGCCGGTGTCCAGTCATAACCCCAATCGAAAGAAAGTGCTGTTTGTAACGTCTGAATTTGCCGACCTGGTGAAGACCGGCGGCCTGGGCGACGTATCGGCCGCCCTGCCCCGCGCCATGGCGCATCTGCATGATGTGCGCGTGCTGATCCCCGGTTACCCGCAGGTGATGGAAAGCGACAACCCGATCCATATCATCGGCGAGCTGGGTGGCCACGCCGCGCTGCCGCCGTGCAAGATCGGGCGCATGGACCTCAAGGACGGCCTGGTCATTTATGTGCTGATCTGCCCCGAGCTCTACGAGCGCGAAGGCACGCCCTACGGCGCCAACAACGGCCGCGACTGGCCCGACAACCATATTCGCTTCGCCCGCCTGGGCCTGGCCGCCGCCGACATGGCCGCCAACCTGGCGCAGATCCACTGGTGCCCGGACCTGGTGCACGCCCACGACTGGCCCGCCGGCCTGGCCCCGGCGTATATGCACTGGCGTGGGTCACGCACGCCCACCCTGTTCACCATTCACAACCTGGCCTACCAAGGCGTGGTCAGCCTGGCCTCCACGCCGGAGCTGGGCATTCCGCCTCACGCCCTGCAACAGGAAGGCATGGAGTTCTACGGCAAAATGTCGTTCCTCAAGGCCGGCATGGCGTACTCCAGCCATATCACCACGGTGAGCGCCACCTACGCCCAGGAAATCACCACCCCGGAATTCGGCTGCGGGCTCGACGGTTTCCTCGCCGCCAAGACCCAGCAAGGCCTGCTCAGCGGGATCCCCAACGGTATCGATGAAAGCTGGGAAACCTCCACCGACGAGCATCTGGTCCACAACTTCAATATCGGCGACTGGGAAGGCAAGGCGATCAACGCCGCCCATGTACGCGAGTTGTTCGGCCTGCATGACTCCACCGGCCCGCTGTTTGCCGTGGTCTCGCGCCTGGTCTACCAAAAAGGCCTGGACCTGACCGAAGCGGTCGCCGACTTCATCGTCGAAAACGGCGGCCAGATCGCGATTATCGGCCGTGGCGAGCCGGAAGAAGAACAGGCCATGCGCGAACTGGCGCTGCGCTTCCCCGGCCAGGTCGGTGTGCGCATCGGCTTCAATGAGACCGACGCACGCCGCATGTTCGCCGGCAGCGACTTCCTGCTGATGCCCTCGCGCTACGAGCCCTGCGGCTTGAGCCAGATGTACGCCCAGCGCTTCGGCTCACTGCCGGTAGCGCGCAATACCGGCGGGCTGGCCGACACCATCGAGGATGGCGTAACCGGGTTCCTGTTCAATGAATCCACGGTACAAAGCTACGAAGAAGCGCTCAGTCGCGCCTTCAAGGTGTTTGCCTTCCCCGGCCTGCTCAATGCCATGCGCTGCCGGGCCATGACTCAACCCTTCAATTGGTGCCAGGCGGTGGAACCCTACGCCGAACTGTATGAACAACTGGTCGCTAAAGCGCTGGGGAAACAAACCAAGTAA
- the treZ gene encoding malto-oligosyltrehalose trehalohydrolase, producing the protein MPLRNMETWPHGAIMLDAQHTRFALWAPDAFYVSVELEDGNSIAMLPQADGWFEVEIKCPAGTRYRYNIDGERDVPDPASRAQASDVHGWSLVVDPLAYTWQHANWHGRPWHEAVIYELHVGALGGYAEVEKHLPRLAELGVTAIELMPLAQFPGERNWGYDGVLPYAPQSSYGTPEQLKHLIDSAHGHGLAVILDVVYNHFGPDGNYLGQYAKGFFQEDIHTPWGAGIDFNRREVRDFFLDNALMWLLEYRFDGLRLDAVHAIDNPGFLQELAHRVREQVDIGRHVWLVLENELNQASLLQQDFDAQWNDDFHNVLHVLLTDETDAYYSDFATDATAKLARCLGEGFIYQGQATRHGHARGEPSASLPPTAFVAFLQNHDQIGNRALGERLHQLCSPDALKAATALLLMSPMIPLMFMGDESNAREPFLFFTDHHGDLAAAVREGRRNEFADFAAFHDPERRARIPDPNALSTFAQSAPALADNAHTEFYRHLLGLRREHLVPHLPGSVALGAQVLANAAVTARWRLGNGRVLQIDINLSAAAVAHTTTQPIIFATPADQGAQLPPYSARVSLSPVGEHP; encoded by the coding sequence ATGCCATTACGGAATATGGAAACCTGGCCCCACGGCGCAATCATGCTGGACGCGCAACACACGCGTTTTGCTTTGTGGGCGCCAGACGCGTTTTATGTCAGCGTTGAATTGGAAGACGGCAACTCCATCGCCATGCTGCCCCAGGCCGATGGTTGGTTTGAAGTTGAAATAAAGTGCCCGGCGGGCACGCGCTACCGCTACAACATCGACGGCGAACGGGATGTGCCAGACCCGGCGTCCCGGGCCCAGGCTTCAGACGTACATGGCTGGAGCCTGGTGGTCGACCCCCTTGCCTATACCTGGCAACACGCCAACTGGCATGGCCGGCCGTGGCACGAAGCGGTGATTTACGAACTGCACGTCGGCGCGCTGGGCGGCTACGCCGAGGTCGAGAAACACCTGCCACGACTGGCCGAGCTGGGCGTTACCGCGATTGAACTGATGCCATTGGCGCAGTTCCCCGGCGAGCGCAATTGGGGTTACGACGGCGTACTGCCCTACGCACCGCAATCGTCCTACGGCACACCCGAGCAACTCAAACACCTGATCGACAGCGCCCATGGGCACGGCCTCGCCGTGATCCTCGACGTGGTCTACAACCACTTCGGCCCCGACGGCAATTACCTGGGCCAGTACGCCAAAGGCTTCTTCCAGGAGGACATCCACACGCCGTGGGGCGCGGGTATCGACTTCAACCGCCGCGAAGTGCGCGATTTCTTTCTCGACAACGCCTTGATGTGGTTGCTCGAATACCGCTTCGACGGCCTGCGGCTGGACGCCGTGCACGCGATCGACAACCCCGGCTTCCTGCAGGAACTGGCACACCGCGTGCGAGAGCAGGTCGACATCGGTCGACATGTGTGGCTGGTCCTGGAAAACGAGCTGAACCAGGCCAGCCTGTTGCAGCAGGACTTTGACGCGCAGTGGAACGACGACTTCCACAACGTGCTGCATGTGCTGCTCACGGACGAAACCGATGCGTATTACAGCGACTTCGCCACAGACGCTACCGCCAAATTGGCGCGTTGCCTGGGCGAAGGGTTTATCTATCAGGGCCAGGCCACCCGACATGGCCACGCTCGCGGCGAGCCCAGCGCGTCATTGCCGCCCACTGCCTTCGTGGCGTTTTTGCAGAACCACGACCAAATCGGCAACCGCGCCCTCGGCGAACGGCTGCATCAACTCTGCTCGCCCGACGCGCTCAAGGCCGCAACCGCATTGCTGTTGATGTCGCCGATGATCCCGTTGATGTTCATGGGCGATGAGAGCAACGCCCGCGAGCCCTTTCTGTTTTTCACCGACCACCACGGCGATCTCGCCGCAGCGGTACGTGAAGGCCGACGCAATGAATTCGCCGATTTCGCCGCGTTCCACGACCCCGAGCGCCGTGCGCGCATCCCCGACCCGAACGCCCTGTCCACCTTTGCGCAATCAGCCCCGGCGTTGGCCGATAACGCGCACACCGAGTTCTACCGCCATCTGCTCGGCCTGCGCCGCGAACACCTCGTGCCGCACCTGCCCGGCAGCGTCGCACTGGGCGCGCAGGTGCTGGCAAACGCTGCCGTGACCGCGCGCTGGCGCCTGGGCAACGGCCGCGTGCTGCAAATCGACATCAACCTGAGTGCAGCGGCGGTGGCTCACACCACAACGCAGCCGATCATTTTTGCGACGCCTGCCGACCAAGGCGCGCAACTGCCGCCGTACAGCGCACGCGTCAGCCTTTCCCCTGTTGGAGAACACCCTTGA
- the malQ gene encoding 4-alpha-glucanotransferase, with product MSEAKLETLASRAGLAVDWIDANGRPQRVQPDALRAVLKGLGHPADTDAEIDASLHELEQAQQAKQLPPLLTVDSGHGLDLAHYFEPDTLCRVSLENGETLELRLDSNAVLPGVIALGYHQVHVNDQTFTLAVAPSHCYSVAEAVDSQPARAWGLSAQLYSLRRLGDGGFGDTLALEHLVRAAAERGADALAISPMHAMFSADTSRYSPYSPSSRLFLNSLYASPACILGEREVRNAIEAIGLVEALHTLEQGSLIDWAAAANAKQRLLRALYEDFRHGQHPQHADFLSFRQAGGEALENHCRFEAVQAARAAAGEDLDWRHWPEAWRTPQSPALAKFAEENRDEIGYFAFTQWLIARCLQRAQQAAKGSGMGVGLIADLAVGADGGGSQAWSRQDELLADLTVGAPPDILNRAGQGWGISAFSPEGLKRNGFRAFIEMLRANFAHAGGLRIDHVMGLQRLWVIPMDASPREGAYLYYPVDDMLRLLALESHRHQAIVLGEDLGTVPDGLREKLIGRSILGMRVLLFEQDHDGRFKPILDWPDNALATTSTHDLPTLNGWWHSRDIDWNIQLGLIDAPTVEQWSEHRLRERQALRQALSQDPQNFVEEIRNETDHMIDASVRYLGHTRAPLVLLPLEDALGVEEQANLPGTTDTHPNWRRRLAGEASSLLDNAGAARRLELLAVARNQAYERDR from the coding sequence TTGAGCGAAGCGAAACTGGAAACTCTCGCCAGCCGCGCGGGCCTGGCCGTCGATTGGATCGACGCCAACGGCCGCCCGCAACGTGTGCAACCCGACGCCCTGCGCGCCGTCCTCAAAGGCCTCGGCCACCCGGCCGATACCGATGCCGAGATCGACGCGAGCCTGCATGAACTGGAACAGGCTCAACAGGCCAAACAGCTGCCACCTTTACTGACCGTGGACAGCGGCCACGGCCTTGACCTGGCGCACTATTTCGAACCCGACACCCTGTGCCGCGTCAGCCTGGAAAACGGTGAAACCCTGGAGCTGAGGCTCGACAGCAACGCGGTGCTGCCCGGCGTGATCGCCCTGGGTTATCACCAGGTGCATGTCAACGATCAGACCTTCACCCTGGCGGTTGCGCCCAGCCACTGCTACAGCGTGGCCGAAGCGGTCGACAGCCAACCCGCGCGTGCCTGGGGCCTGAGCGCGCAGCTGTATTCACTGCGTCGCCTGGGCGATGGTGGCTTCGGCGATACCCTGGCCCTGGAACACCTGGTGCGCGCAGCCGCCGAACGCGGTGCCGATGCCCTGGCGATCAGCCCGATGCACGCGATGTTCAGCGCCGACACCTCGCGCTACAGCCCCTACTCGCCATCGAGCCGCTTGTTTCTCAACAGCCTGTATGCCTCGCCGGCGTGCATCCTTGGCGAACGCGAAGTGCGCAACGCCATCGAGGCCATCGGCCTGGTGGAGGCGTTGCACACGCTGGAACAGGGCAGCCTGATCGACTGGGCCGCCGCCGCCAATGCCAAGCAACGCCTGTTGCGGGCACTGTATGAAGACTTCCGCCACGGCCAGCACCCGCAACATGCCGACTTCCTGAGCTTCCGCCAGGCCGGCGGTGAAGCCCTGGAAAACCACTGTCGCTTCGAAGCCGTGCAAGCGGCCCGTGCAGCCGCAGGCGAAGACCTCGACTGGCGCCACTGGCCCGAGGCGTGGCGCACCCCGCAAAGCCCGGCGCTGGCGAAGTTCGCCGAGGAAAACCGTGACGAAATCGGTTACTTCGCGTTCACCCAATGGCTGATCGCCCGCTGCCTGCAACGCGCCCAGCAAGCGGCCAAAGGCAGCGGCATGGGCGTCGGTTTGATCGCCGACCTCGCCGTGGGGGCCGACGGCGGCGGCAGCCAGGCCTGGAGCCGCCAGGATGAGCTGCTGGCCGACCTGACCGTGGGCGCGCCACCCGACATCCTCAACCGCGCCGGTCAGGGCTGGGGCATTTCCGCGTTCTCCCCCGAAGGCCTCAAGCGCAACGGCTTTCGCGCGTTTATCGAGATGCTGCGCGCCAACTTCGCCCATGCCGGCGGCTTGCGCATCGACCACGTGATGGGCCTGCAACGCCTGTGGGTGATCCCCATGGACGCCTCGCCACGCGAAGGTGCCTACCTGTATTACCCGGTGGACGACATGCTGCGGCTGCTGGCGCTGGAATCCCATCGCCACCAGGCCATCGTGCTCGGTGAAGACCTGGGCACGGTACCCGATGGCCTGCGCGAAAAACTCATCGGCCGCTCGATTCTGGGCATGCGCGTGCTGCTGTTCGAACAAGACCACGACGGCCGGTTCAAACCTATCCTCGACTGGCCGGACAACGCCCTGGCCACCACCAGCACCCACGATCTGCCCACGCTCAACGGCTGGTGGCACAGCCGCGATATCGACTGGAACATCCAGCTCGGCCTGATCGATGCGCCCACCGTGGAGCAATGGAGCGAACACCGCCTGCGCGAACGCCAGGCGCTGCGCCAGGCCCTGAGCCAGGACCCGCAGAATTTCGTGGAAGAGATCCGCAACGAAACCGACCACATGATCGACGCCAGCGTGCGCTACCTCGGCCACACCCGCGCGCCGCTGGTGCTGCTGCCGCTGGAGGATGCGCTGGGCGTGGAAGAACAAGCCAACCTGCCCGGCACCACTGACACCCACCCCAACTGGCGCCGGCGCCTGGCGGGTGAAGCCTCGAGCCTGCTCGACAATGCCGGTGCCGCGCGCCGCCTCGAACTGCTGGCCGTCGCACGCAACCAGGCCTATGAGCGTGACCGATGA
- a CDS encoding malto-oligosyltrehalose synthase, translating to MNTLELRATQRLQFHKGFTLDDAVPLVPYFARLGISHLYASPLLSARAGSMHGYDVVDPTRVNHELGGEAALRRLVAALREHDMGLILDIVSNHMAVGGADNPWWLDLLEWGRLSPYSEFFDIQWHSPDPLLKGQLLMPFLGSDYGEALQAGTLTLQFDAEHGAFYAQHYEHRFPICPRDYALILGSDEPLKPLAEQFAALAYQNDAYAQAAVLKQALAEHASDVLPAIQQRLARFDGREQEGFERLHHLLEQQSYRLASWRTAADDINWRRFFDVNELGGLRVERAQVFEATHGKIFELISEGLVDGLRIDHIDGLADPRGYCRKLRRRVDALAPGRHLPIFVEKILGDGETLREDWCVDGTTGYEFMNQLSLLQHHPDGFEPLADVWTRHSERPSAFIEEAWLARQQILNGSLGGDFESVAQALLQVARDDVMTRDLTLGAIRRALQELIVDFPVYRTYISARGRSAADDQVFQQALEGARGTLSEGDWPVLDHLEKWLGGQPWRERPVGRERKILKHACVRFQQLTSPAAAKAVEDTAFYRSAVLLSRNDVGFCTERFSAPLAEFHAVNQQRLHAFPDNLLATATHDHKRGEDTRARLAVLSECAAWYAEQVEQWRALAQPLRSDAASPSAGDELILYQVLLGSWPLDLTDDVASYQQRLWQWQQKALREAKLHSSWSAPNEAYEHGVEAFLSRLLLSDAGRPLRTAIGAAAQAIAPAGALNGLAQSLLRITVPGVPDLYQGAEFWDFSLVDPDNRRPVDFKARQHALNTPPDIGELLFNWRDGRIKQALIAQVLALRKAHPLLFRQGHYTPLEVVGQHAERVIAFCREHQGKRLLVVVPRWPHSLLENGVRPQINAQVWGDTRLKLPFAAPTQNWKGLFHTGAVTPDKELLISTALGDFPVNVFINPDDQES from the coding sequence ATGAACACACTCGAACTGCGCGCAACCCAGCGCCTGCAATTTCATAAGGGGTTTACCCTCGACGACGCGGTACCGCTGGTGCCGTATTTTGCCCGGTTGGGCATCAGCCACCTGTATGCGTCGCCGCTGCTCAGTGCGCGCGCCGGCTCCATGCACGGCTACGATGTGGTCGACCCCACGCGGGTCAACCACGAGTTGGGCGGTGAAGCGGCGTTGCGCCGTCTGGTCGCCGCGTTACGCGAACACGACATGGGCTTGATCCTCGACATTGTCTCCAACCACATGGCCGTTGGCGGTGCCGATAACCCGTGGTGGCTGGACCTGCTCGAGTGGGGCCGCTTGAGCCCCTACAGCGAATTTTTCGATATCCAGTGGCACTCGCCCGACCCCTTGCTCAAGGGCCAACTGCTGATGCCGTTTCTGGGCAGCGATTATGGCGAAGCCTTGCAGGCCGGCACGCTGACGCTGCAGTTCGATGCCGAACACGGAGCGTTTTATGCGCAGCACTACGAACACCGCTTCCCGATCTGCCCACGCGATTACGCGCTGATTCTGGGCAGCGATGAACCGCTCAAACCGCTGGCTGAGCAATTCGCCGCCCTGGCCTATCAAAACGATGCGTATGCGCAGGCGGCCGTGCTCAAGCAGGCCTTGGCCGAGCACGCCAGCGACGTACTGCCGGCCATCCAACAACGGTTGGCGCGCTTCGACGGGCGCGAACAGGAAGGCTTCGAGCGCCTGCATCATCTGCTCGAACAGCAAAGCTACCGCCTGGCCAGTTGGCGCACGGCGGCGGACGATATCAACTGGCGCCGCTTCTTCGACGTCAATGAACTGGGCGGCCTGCGCGTTGAACGCGCGCAGGTATTCGAGGCCACCCACGGCAAGATCTTCGAGCTGATCAGCGAAGGCCTGGTGGATGGCCTGCGCATCGACCATATCGACGGCCTGGCCGACCCGCGCGGTTACTGCCGCAAGCTGCGGCGCCGGGTGGATGCACTGGCGCCTGGGCGGCACTTGCCGATTTTCGTCGAGAAGATTCTTGGCGACGGTGAAACCCTGCGCGAAGACTGGTGCGTGGACGGCACCACCGGCTACGAATTCATGAACCAACTGTCGCTGTTGCAGCACCACCCGGACGGCTTCGAACCCCTGGCCGACGTGTGGACGCGCCACAGCGAGCGGCCCTCGGCGTTTATCGAAGAAGCCTGGCTGGCGCGCCAGCAGATCCTCAACGGCTCCCTGGGCGGCGACTTTGAAAGCGTGGCCCAGGCCCTGCTGCAAGTGGCCCGCGATGACGTGATGACCCGCGACCTGACCCTGGGTGCGATTCGCCGCGCGTTGCAGGAACTGATCGTGGACTTCCCGGTGTACCGCACCTATATCAGCGCCCGTGGCCGGAGCGCCGCCGACGACCAGGTTTTCCAGCAAGCCCTGGAAGGCGCGCGCGGCACCTTGAGCGAAGGCGACTGGCCGGTGCTCGACCACCTGGAAAAATGGCTCGGCGGCCAGCCCTGGCGTGAGCGCCCGGTGGGCCGTGAGCGCAAGATCCTCAAGCATGCCTGCGTGCGCTTCCAGCAACTGACGTCGCCGGCGGCGGCAAAGGCCGTGGAAGACACCGCGTTCTACCGCTCTGCGGTGCTGCTGTCGCGTAACGACGTGGGCTTTTGCACCGAGCGGTTCAGCGCGCCGTTGGCCGAGTTCCACGCGGTCAACCAGCAGCGCTTGCACGCCTTCCCGGACAACTTGCTCGCCACCGCCACCCACGACCATAAACGCGGCGAAGACACCCGCGCGCGCCTGGCGGTACTCAGTGAGTGCGCCGCCTGGTACGCCGAACAGGTCGAGCAATGGCGAGCCCTTGCACAGCCTTTGCGCAGCGACGCGGCCAGCCCGTCGGCGGGCGATGAGTTGATCCTGTACCAGGTGTTGCTGGGCAGTTGGCCGCTGGACCTCACCGATGACGTTGCGAGTTACCAGCAGCGCCTGTGGCAATGGCAACAAAAGGCCCTGCGCGAAGCCAAGTTGCACAGCAGTTGGAGCGCCCCCAACGAGGCCTACGAGCACGGTGTCGAAGCGTTCCTGTCGCGCCTGTTGCTCAGTGACGCAGGCCGCCCCTTGCGCACCGCGATCGGCGCGGCGGCCCAGGCGATTGCCCCGGCGGGCGCGCTCAATGGGCTGGCGCAATCCTTGCTTCGCATCACGGTGCCGGGGGTGCCGGACCTGTACCAGGGCGCCGAGTTCTGGGACTTCAGCCTGGTGGACCCGGACAACCGTCGCCCGGTGGATTTCAAGGCGCGGCAACACGCCCTGAATACCCCACCGGATATCGGCGAACTGTTGTTCAACTGGCGTGACGGGCGTATCAAACAGGCGTTGATCGCCCAGGTACTGGCCTTGCGCAAGGCCCATCCGCTGCTGTTTCGCCAGGGCCACTACACGCCGCTGGAGGTGGTTGGGCAACACGCCGAACGGGTGATCGCATTCTGCCGCGAACATCAGGGCAAACGCCTGCTGGTGGTGGTGCCGCGCTGGCCCCATTCACTGCTGGAAAATGGTGTGCGTCCACAGATCAATGCGCAGGTTTGGGGCGATACCCGGCTGAAATTACCGTTCGCCGCGCCAACTCAAAACTGGAAGGGACTTTTTCATACAGGTGCAGTCACACCAGACAAGGAGCTGTTGATCAGCACTGCCCTGGGGGATTTCCCGGTCAATGTCTTTATCAATCCTGATGATCAAGAAAGCTGA
- a CDS encoding DUF2934 domain-containing protein, translated as MSTEDKRIRELAHQIWESEGKPHGQDARHWEMARKLAESEALTPSKPKPAAKPKTAPKPAAAKAKPAAASKPAPPPAKKPAAPKKPKP; from the coding sequence ATGAGTACCGAAGACAAACGCATACGCGAACTGGCGCATCAGATCTGGGAGTCTGAAGGCAAACCCCATGGCCAGGACGCGCGCCACTGGGAGATGGCGCGCAAGTTGGCCGAATCCGAAGCGCTGACACCGAGCAAGCCAAAACCGGCCGCCAAACCGAAGACGGCGCCCAAGCCCGCCGCAGCGAAAGCCAAACCGGCGGCGGCCAGCAAACCGGCCCCGCCGCCAGCGAAAAAACCGGCTGCGCCGAAAAAGCCCAAACCCTGA
- the glgX gene encoding glycogen debranching protein GlgX, whose protein sequence is MSKPHKTPSTPGSEPSRIREGLPFPLGATWDGLGVNFALFSANATKVELCLFDDTGEVELERIELPEYTDEIFHGYLPDAHPGLIYGYRVYGPYDPANGHRFNHNKLLIDPYAKQLVGELKWSQALFGYTIGHPDDDLSFDERDSAPFVPKCKVIDPAHTWGNDQPVRVPWDRTIIYETHLRGISMRHPSVGESVRGTCAGLMEDDVLKHIRQLGISSVELLPVHAFVNDQHLLEKGMTNYWGYNSIAFFAPDPRYLASGKIAEFKEMVAHLHEQKLELILDVVYNHTAEGNERGPTLSMRGIDNASYYRLMPDDKRFYINDSGTGNTLDLSHPCVLQMVTDSLRYWATEMHVDGFRFDLATILGRYRDGFDERHSFLVACRQDPILRQLKLIAEPWDCGPGGYQVGNFPPGWAEWNDRFRDTVRAFWKGDDGQLADFAGRMTASGEMFNHRGRRPYSSVNFITAHDGFTLHDLVSYNDKHNEDNDENNQDGSNNNLSWNHGVEGPTDDPHINALRLRQMRNFFATLLLAQGTPMIVAGDEFARTQHGNNNAYCQDSEIGWVNWDLDDDGKSLLKFVKRLIKLRLAYPILRRGRFLVGDYNEDIGVKDVTWLAPDGSEMTTEQWQDSQGRCLGMLMDGRAQETGIRRAGADATLLLVVNAHHDMVNFRLPPVPEGESWSCMLDTNDPAVRGQERFEFDHEYAVTGRSLLLFELQREDEV, encoded by the coding sequence ATGAGCAAACCCCATAAAACCCCATCGACGCCGGGCAGCGAGCCGTCGCGGATTCGTGAAGGTTTGCCCTTCCCCCTTGGCGCCACCTGGGACGGCCTGGGCGTCAACTTTGCGCTGTTCTCGGCCAATGCCACCAAGGTCGAACTGTGCCTGTTCGACGACACCGGTGAAGTTGAACTGGAGCGCATCGAACTGCCCGAATACACCGACGAGATCTTCCACGGTTACTTGCCCGACGCCCACCCAGGGCTGATTTACGGCTACCGCGTGTACGGTCCGTATGACCCGGCCAACGGGCATCGTTTCAACCACAACAAACTGCTGATCGACCCCTACGCCAAGCAATTGGTGGGTGAGTTGAAATGGTCGCAGGCGCTGTTCGGCTACACCATCGGCCATCCCGACGACGACCTCAGCTTCGACGAACGCGACAGCGCGCCCTTCGTGCCCAAGTGCAAGGTCATCGACCCGGCGCACACCTGGGGCAACGACCAGCCGGTGCGGGTGCCATGGGACCGCACGATCATTTACGAAACCCACCTGCGCGGCATCAGCATGCGCCACCCTTCGGTGGGCGAATCGGTGCGGGGCACCTGCGCCGGCCTGATGGAAGACGACGTGCTCAAGCACATCCGCCAGTTGGGTATTTCATCGGTGGAACTGTTGCCGGTCCACGCTTTCGTCAACGACCAGCACCTGCTGGAAAAAGGCATGACGAACTATTGGGGCTACAACAGCATCGCGTTTTTCGCCCCCGACCCACGCTACCTGGCCAGCGGCAAGATCGCCGAGTTCAAGGAAATGGTCGCGCACCTGCATGAGCAGAAGCTCGAACTGATCCTCGACGTGGTCTACAACCACACCGCTGAAGGCAACGAACGTGGCCCGACCCTGTCCATGCGCGGTATCGACAACGCCTCGTACTATCGCTTGATGCCCGACGACAAGCGCTTCTACATCAACGATTCAGGCACCGGCAACACCCTGGACCTGAGCCACCCCTGCGTGCTGCAGATGGTGACAGACTCACTGCGCTACTGGGCCACCGAGATGCATGTGGACGGCTTTCGCTTCGACTTGGCGACCATCCTCGGCCGCTACCGCGACGGCTTCGACGAGCGCCATAGCTTCCTCGTCGCCTGCCGCCAGGACCCGATACTGCGCCAGCTCAAACTCATTGCCGAGCCTTGGGACTGCGGCCCCGGCGGCTATCAGGTGGGCAACTTCCCGCCGGGCTGGGCGGAATGGAACGACCGCTTCCGCGACACCGTGCGCGCGTTCTGGAAAGGCGACGACGGCCAACTGGCGGACTTCGCCGGGCGCATGACCGCCTCGGGCGAGATGTTCAACCATCGAGGGCGGCGTCCGTACAGTTCGGTGAATTTCATCACCGCCCACGACGGTTTCACCCTGCACGACCTGGTGTCGTACAACGACAAGCACAACGAGGACAACGACGAAAACAACCAGGACGGCAGCAACAACAACCTGTCCTGGAACCATGGCGTCGAAGGCCCCACCGACGACCCGCACATCAACGCGCTGCGCCTGCGCCAGATGCGCAATTTCTTCGCCACGCTGCTGCTGGCCCAGGGCACCCCGATGATCGTCGCCGGTGATGAGTTCGCCCGTACCCAACACGGCAACAACAACGCCTATTGCCAGGACAGCGAGATCGGCTGGGTCAACTGGGACCTGGACGATGACGGCAAGTCGTTGCTCAAGTTTGTGAAGCGCTTGATCAAGCTGCGCCTGGCATATCCGATCCTGCGTCGCGGGCGCTTCCTGGTGGGTGACTACAACGAAGACATCGGTGTGAAGGACGTGACCTGGCTTGCGCCCGATGGCAGCGAAATGACCACCGAACAATGGCAGGACAGCCAGGGCCGCTGCCTGGGCATGCTGATGGATGGCCGCGCCCAGGAAACCGGGATCCGCCGTGCCGGCGCCGATGCCACGTTGTTGCTGGTGGTGAATGCGCACCACGACATGGTCAACTTCCGCCTGCCGCCGGTGCCCGAAGGTGAAAGCTGGAGCTGCATGCTCGACACCAATGACCCGGCCGTGCGCGGCCAGGAACGTTTTGAATTCGATCACGAATATGCCGTGACCGGGCGCTCGCTGTTGCTGTTTGAGCTGCAGCGCGAAGACGAGGTGTGA